One Danio aesculapii chromosome 22, fDanAes4.1, whole genome shotgun sequence genomic window carries:
- the LOC130216144 gene encoding uncharacterized protein LOC130216144 isoform X1, whose product MTIHVFNLLLWILIFLVCGSTYPDIVSISVTEGDSVTLHTGVQTNLDKYKDIIWYFNGIRIAQIIADLRFICTDVQCNEGTERFNDKLKLDIRTGSLTIRDIRKTHSGEYHLVVKSSREKIFNVTVHDDPAGDQDELKEHEGESVTFNPAVIREPNHVLTWYFDDMISAMILMAEITVNQSQICTDVQCKERFTDRLKLHHETGSLTVTKTRITDSGNYTSEIFISSDGRFSISKEKRFSLNIISLPQPRLSGGAVAGIVVSVLLVVALVVFVAVIYRRRLLRRPAPPSTIRTDDIPMSDTRAS is encoded by the exons ATGACAATACATGTCTTTAATTTGCTCTTATGGATCTTGATTTTCCTCGTTTGCG GTTCGACCTATCCAGACATTGTGTCGATATCTGTAACAGAGGGAGATTCAGTCACTCTACACACTGGTGTtcaaacaaacctagacaaataTAAAGACATTATATGGTATTTTAATGGAATTCGCATTGCACAGATCATTGCAGATCTCCGTTTTATCTGTACTGATGTTCAGTGTAATGAAGGCACTGAGAGATTCAATGACAAATTGAAGCTGGACATTcggactggatctctgaccatcaggGACATCAGAAAAACACACTCTGGAGAATATCATCTAGTTGTCAAAAGCAGCAGGGAAAAAATCTTTAATGTTACCGTCCATG ATGATCCTGCTGGTGATCAAGATGAACTAAAGGAACATGAGGGAGAATCTGTCACTTTTAATCCTGCTGTAATAAGAGAACCAAATCATGTGCTGACATGGTATTTTGATGACATGATTTCAGCCATGATTCTTATGGCTGAAATCACTGTAAATCAGAGTCAGATCTGCACTGATGTTCAGTGTAAAGAGAGATTCACAGACCGACTGAAACTGCACCATGAAACTGGATCTCTGACCGTCACGAAAACCAGAATCACAGACTCTGGAAATTATACATCAGAGATTTTCATCAGCAGCGACGGACGCTTCAGCATCTCCAAAGAGAAGAGATTCAGTCTTAATATCATTT CTCTTCCACAGCCACGTCTGTCTGGAGGAGCTGTAGCAGGAATAGTTGTTTCTGTTCTGCTGGTTGTTGCTTTGGTTGTTTTTGTGGCTGTGATTTACAGGCGTCGCCTGCTCAGACGGCCAGCACCACCGAGCACT ATAAGAACAGATGACATCCCTATGAGTGACACAAGAGCTTCTTAA
- the LOC130216144 gene encoding uncharacterized protein LOC130216144 isoform X2, whose protein sequence is MTIHVFNLLLWILIFLVCGSTYPDIVSISVTEGDSVTLHTGVQTNLDKYKDIIWYFNGIRIAQIIADLRFICTDVQCNEGTERFNDKLKLDIRTGSLTIRDIRKTHSGEYHLVVKSSREKIFNVTVHDDPAGDQDELKEHEGESVTFNPAVIREPNHVLTWYFDDMISAMILMAEITVNQSQICTDVQCKERFTDRLKLHHETGSLTVTKTRITDSGNYTSEIFISSDGRFSISKEKRFSLNIIYKNR, encoded by the exons ATGACAATACATGTCTTTAATTTGCTCTTATGGATCTTGATTTTCCTCGTTTGCG GTTCGACCTATCCAGACATTGTGTCGATATCTGTAACAGAGGGAGATTCAGTCACTCTACACACTGGTGTtcaaacaaacctagacaaataTAAAGACATTATATGGTATTTTAATGGAATTCGCATTGCACAGATCATTGCAGATCTCCGTTTTATCTGTACTGATGTTCAGTGTAATGAAGGCACTGAGAGATTCAATGACAAATTGAAGCTGGACATTcggactggatctctgaccatcaggGACATCAGAAAAACACACTCTGGAGAATATCATCTAGTTGTCAAAAGCAGCAGGGAAAAAATCTTTAATGTTACCGTCCATG ATGATCCTGCTGGTGATCAAGATGAACTAAAGGAACATGAGGGAGAATCTGTCACTTTTAATCCTGCTGTAATAAGAGAACCAAATCATGTGCTGACATGGTATTTTGATGACATGATTTCAGCCATGATTCTTATGGCTGAAATCACTGTAAATCAGAGTCAGATCTGCACTGATGTTCAGTGTAAAGAGAGATTCACAGACCGACTGAAACTGCACCATGAAACTGGATCTCTGACCGTCACGAAAACCAGAATCACAGACTCTGGAAATTATACATCAGAGATTTTCATCAGCAGCGACGGACGCTTCAGCATCTCCAAAGAGAAGAGATTCAGTCTTAATATCATTT ATAAGAACAGATGA
- the LOC130216150 gene encoding ribonuclease-like 3: MEILQSAVIFLLVFSVSFTAAEVPADVDQRYQKFLRQHVDADISVQKCDRAMSRRKITAGTGNDCKEVNTFIQANKDRITTVCGDAGTPVNNLFKSNQPFPVVTCKLKSGNRRPNCQYRGTSSTRYIVLGCDKGWPVHYDEGIIDVNRSG; encoded by the coding sequence ATGGAGATTCTTCAGTCTGCTGTCATTTTTCTGCTGGTCTTCAGTGTCTCTTTCACAGCTGCCGAGGTGCCAGCAGATGTAGATCAACGTTATCAAAAATTCCTCAGGCAGCATGTGGATGCTGATATTAGTGTGCAAAAGTGTGACCGCGCAATGAGCAGAAGAAAGATCACTGCCGGAACTGGAAACGACTGCAAAGAAGTCAACACCTTCATACAAGCGAATAAAGACCGTATTACCACCGTTTGTGGCGATGCAGGAACTCCAGTGAACAACCTGTTTAAGAGCAATCAGCCTTTTCCTGTGGTCACGTGTAAATTAAAAAGTGGGAATAGACGCCCGAATTGTCAATACCGTGGTACAAGCAGCACTCGTTATATTGTTTTGGGTTGTGATAAAGGGTGGCCTGTACATTATGATGAAGGCATCATTGATGTAAACAGGTCAGGCTAA